The proteins below are encoded in one region of Nitrospirota bacterium:
- the lsrF gene encoding 3-hydroxy-5-phosphonooxypentane-2,4-dione thiolase has product MDWGMRNRLAQIIKPDGHCFFMPIDHGYFLGPTSKLEKPGETIKSITRFSDALFVTRGVLRSCIDPDNSLPVILRVSGGSSVIGKDLANESITTSIEEAIRLNVSAVGLSIFVGSEYEHQTLMNLANLVNECERYGIPVMAVTAVGKELEKRDARYLSLCCRIAAELGAKVVKTYWCENFDKITNGCPVPVVIAGGPKCETELQVFDFVYDGMQKGAIGVNLGRNVWQHAHPVAMARALHSIIHKKATPKEAQEIFNEEKNKKSSR; this is encoded by the coding sequence ATGGATTGGGGAATGAGAAACCGTTTGGCGCAGATCATTAAGCCGGACGGGCACTGTTTTTTTATGCCGATCGACCATGGATATTTTCTTGGTCCCACATCAAAGCTTGAAAAGCCGGGGGAGACGATCAAGTCGATCACCCGTTTCAGTGACGCGCTGTTTGTTACCAGGGGAGTTTTGCGCTCCTGCATTGACCCTGATAACAGCCTGCCGGTCATCCTGCGCGTATCGGGCGGCTCCAGCGTTATCGGCAAAGACCTTGCCAATGAAAGCATTACAACTTCAATAGAAGAAGCTATCAGGCTGAATGTCTCGGCAGTCGGCTTGTCCATCTTCGTGGGCAGCGAATACGAGCATCAGACCCTGATGAATCTTGCAAACCTCGTAAATGAGTGCGAGAGATACGGCATTCCGGTCATGGCGGTCACCGCTGTCGGCAAAGAGCTTGAAAAACGTGACGCGCGTTATCTGTCGCTTTGCTGCCGCATTGCGGCCGAACTTGGCGCAAAGGTCGTGAAGACATACTGGTGCGAGAATTTTGATAAAATCACAAACGGCTGTCCTGTCCCGGTGGTCATTGCAGGCGGGCCGAAATGCGAGACCGAGCTCCAGGTTTTTGATTTCGTCTATGACGGAATGCAGAAGGGCGCCATCGGCGTCAATCTCGGAAGGAACGTCTGGCAGCATGCCCATCCTGTTGCAATGGCAAGGGCGCTGCATTCCATAATTCACAAAAAAGCCACTCCAAAAGAGGCGCAAGAGATATTTAACGAGGAGAAGAACAAGAAAAGCAGCAGGTAG